One region of Chlamydia psittaci 6BC genomic DNA includes:
- a CDS encoding lysophospholipid acyltransferase family protein, whose protein sequence is MILKVWRTIYEATYAFLVGFALKLRYKIKLEGLKSINPNPNQGCLFLSNHVAEIDPVILEYLFWQRFHLHPLAVSYLFKNSVVRWFLNSVGAIPVPTVVPGRECKKTVEQMEHFYNQTIRVLDNQGSVLLYPSGRLSRNGKEEIVNQYSAYVLLHKSKECNVFLIRINGLWGSAFSRYKTQSTPKLSIVFKEALKSLLRRGIFFMPKRSVKVTIHQVSNEFLKQFPTKQDLNAFLSSWFNEDTESFPIEVPYA, encoded by the coding sequence ATGATACTTAAGGTATGGCGAACTATTTATGAAGCTACGTATGCTTTTCTGGTTGGCTTTGCTCTGAAGTTGCGCTACAAGATAAAATTAGAAGGTCTAAAGTCTATAAATCCTAACCCTAATCAAGGGTGTCTATTTTTATCAAATCATGTAGCCGAAATTGATCCTGTAATTCTTGAATATTTATTTTGGCAGCGTTTTCATTTGCACCCCCTTGCTGTGAGTTATTTATTTAAAAATTCTGTAGTTCGTTGGTTCTTAAATTCTGTTGGCGCCATACCTGTTCCTACAGTTGTTCCTGGAAGAGAATGTAAAAAAACTGTCGAACAGATGGAACATTTTTATAATCAAACGATTCGTGTCTTGGATAATCAAGGCAGTGTATTGCTGTATCCTTCCGGAAGGTTATCAAGAAATGGCAAAGAAGAAATAGTTAATCAGTATTCGGCATACGTGTTATTGCATAAATCTAAGGAGTGCAACGTATTTTTGATCCGCATTAACGGATTATGGGGGAGCGCTTTCTCAAGATATAAAACTCAATCTACCCCTAAGTTGAGCATAGTATTCAAAGAGGCTTTGAAGTCCCTGTTGCGACGGGGGATATTTTTTATGCCAAAACGCTCTGTGAAAGTGACAATACACCAAGTAAGTAACGAATTCTTGAAGCAATTTCCCACGAAACAGGATTTGAATGCTTTTCTTTCTTCGTGGTTTAACGAAGATACAGAAAGTTTTCCTATAGAAGTTCCTTATGCCTAA
- a CDS encoding inositol monophosphatase family protein, with protein sequence MPSHLLDYQRVAESIVEKTIAELIHYRQRLPLVPFWTKPDGSFVTPADYAVQYCLQKKLSTTFPHIPFIGEEVLDPVSDKHKINSILEFIHRLDSQVTPEDLLETLSPNQEASTLYWLVDPIDGTSGFIKNRFFASAVSLIYEDKPILAVMACPCTDRHTFKIYSAAKNYGVSLFGTAIETRHYLKSGETLTGKFCEASLAARNQQHHATRLLSLSLPGQPQACRVDSQYKYAMVAEGAVDFFIRYPFAISQARAWDHAPGAFLVEESGGVVSDIFGNSLNYRREDFILENHPIILASGNAEIHRITLDALQEQANIVSEENLLAY encoded by the coding sequence ATGCCGTCTCATTTACTAGACTATCAAAGAGTTGCAGAAAGTATAGTTGAGAAAACCATCGCCGAGTTAATCCATTATCGACAACGCCTTCCGCTAGTCCCTTTCTGGACAAAACCCGACGGGTCTTTTGTCACACCCGCAGATTATGCTGTCCAATACTGCCTTCAAAAAAAGCTATCAACAACTTTTCCACATATTCCGTTTATCGGGGAAGAAGTCTTAGACCCTGTAAGCGATAAACATAAAATTAATAGTATTTTAGAATTCATTCACAGACTAGATTCGCAGGTGACACCTGAGGATCTTTTAGAAACATTAAGCCCCAATCAAGAAGCCTCGACTTTATACTGGCTTGTTGATCCTATTGATGGTACGTCAGGATTTATTAAAAACCGTTTTTTTGCCTCTGCAGTATCCTTAATTTATGAGGATAAGCCTATACTCGCGGTTATGGCGTGCCCATGCACAGACCGCCATACTTTTAAAATCTATTCTGCTGCTAAAAACTATGGGGTTTCTTTATTTGGTACGGCAATTGAAACTCGGCATTATTTAAAATCTGGAGAAACGCTAACGGGGAAGTTTTGTGAAGCATCTCTAGCTGCACGTAACCAACAGCACCACGCTACACGCTTATTAAGTCTCTCCTTGCCAGGGCAACCCCAAGCTTGTCGAGTTGACAGTCAATACAAATATGCTATGGTTGCTGAAGGCGCTGTAGACTTTTTTATCCGCTACCCCTTTGCTATTTCTCAAGCAAGAGCGTGGGATCATGCTCCAGGGGCTTTTTTAGTAGAAGAGTCTGGGGGCGTAGTTTCCGATATTTTTGGAAATTCGCTCAACTATCGTCGAGAAGATTTCATTTTAGAAAACCATCCCATAATTCTAGCTTCCGGGAATGCGGAAATTCACAGAATTACGTTAGACGCCTTACAAGAACAAGCAAACATTGTTTCTGAAGAAAACTTGCTAGCTTACTAA
- a CDS encoding Glu/Leu/Phe/Val dehydrogenase family protein, which produces MKYPLVFKDLHIEDYERVIEVTCEEVQLHAVIAIHQTLVGPALGGVRAFSYDSFDDALTDVLRLSKGMTYKAVLSGTGTGGGKSVIILPKGMTRPTEDILRAFGQAVDSLNGQYIAAEDMGVSVSDINIINQETPWVCGIESVSGDPSIYTAHGVFLCIKETAEQLWGSSSLKGRKIGIQGLGSVGRKLLHSLFFAGAELYVSDTNQAVLDEVTKFYGVTVVPVNAFPTLECDIFVPCAFGGVINRSNVYNLRCRAVVGAANNQLENPSLGAVLHAQGILYAPDYLANAGGLLNVALAVGKAYCPKTVLQKVSQLPLILKEIYQQSEDTDQDTVILSDSIVEEKLTAYI; this is translated from the coding sequence ATGAAATATCCTCTAGTGTTTAAAGATCTGCATATAGAAGATTACGAACGTGTAATCGAAGTTACTTGTGAAGAGGTTCAGTTACATGCTGTAATTGCCATTCATCAGACACTAGTGGGTCCAGCTTTGGGCGGAGTTCGTGCTTTTAGTTACGATTCCTTTGACGATGCCTTGACCGACGTTTTGCGTTTATCAAAAGGTATGACATATAAGGCTGTTCTTAGTGGGACAGGGACCGGTGGAGGGAAAAGTGTGATTATTCTCCCTAAAGGGATGACGCGTCCTACCGAGGATATCCTTAGGGCTTTCGGTCAAGCAGTAGATTCTCTCAACGGACAGTATATTGCAGCAGAAGATATGGGAGTCTCTGTCAGTGATATTAATATTATCAACCAGGAAACTCCTTGGGTATGCGGTATAGAAAGCGTGAGCGGTGATCCTTCAATTTATACAGCTCATGGCGTCTTTTTATGTATCAAGGAAACTGCAGAGCAGTTATGGGGGAGTTCTTCTTTAAAAGGAAGGAAGATCGGAATCCAAGGTCTTGGTTCTGTCGGTAGAAAGCTGTTACACTCGCTCTTTTTTGCAGGTGCAGAGTTGTATGTTTCCGATACAAATCAAGCTGTTCTTGATGAAGTGACCAAATTCTATGGGGTTACTGTTGTCCCTGTAAATGCATTCCCTACATTAGAATGCGATATTTTTGTTCCCTGTGCATTCGGTGGAGTGATTAATAGAAGTAATGTCTATAACTTACGTTGTCGTGCTGTTGTAGGGGCTGCAAATAATCAATTAGAGAATCCTTCTTTAGGCGCTGTGCTTCATGCTCAAGGAATATTGTATGCCCCAGATTATCTAGCAAATGCTGGTGGCTTGTTGAATGTAGCTCTTGCTGTTGGAAAAGCCTATTGTCCCAAAACAGTCTTACAAAAAGTGAGTCAACTGCCTTTAATTCTTAAAGAAATTTATCAGCAAAGCGAAGATACCGATCAAGATACCGTAATTTTATCAGACAGTATTGTAGAAGAAAAACTGACAGCTTACATTTAG
- a CDS encoding inorganic pyrophosphatase, translating into MSEKPSLSIMHPWHGPILTQDNYESLCCYIEITPQDSVKFELDKATGLLKVDRPQKFSNFCPCLYGLLPRTYCGELSGKYSGEQSLKADIRGDDDPLDVCVLTEKNITHGNILLQARPIGGLRIIDSGEADDKIIAVLEDDLVFSEMQDISDCPCTVIDMIQHYFLTYKATPEHLINAKPAKIEIVGIYGKKEAQKVIQLAHEDYLNKFVREKTTI; encoded by the coding sequence ATGTCTGAAAAACCATCTTTATCGATCATGCATCCTTGGCACGGTCCTATATTAACCCAAGATAACTACGAATCTCTATGTTGTTATATAGAAATTACGCCACAGGATTCTGTAAAGTTTGAGTTAGACAAAGCTACAGGTCTATTGAAAGTAGATCGCCCTCAGAAATTTTCTAATTTCTGTCCTTGTTTATATGGATTATTACCTAGAACATATTGTGGGGAACTTTCTGGAAAATATAGCGGAGAACAAAGTCTGAAAGCAGATATCCGCGGTGACGATGATCCCTTAGATGTTTGCGTGCTTACAGAAAAAAATATCACGCACGGCAATATCTTGCTTCAAGCACGTCCTATTGGTGGTCTGCGCATTATTGACTCCGGAGAAGCCGACGATAAGATTATCGCTGTTCTTGAAGACGATTTAGTATTTTCAGAGATGCAAGATATCTCTGACTGTCCTTGTACCGTTATTGATATGATCCAGCATTATTTTCTAACTTATAAAGCTACTCCAGAACACTTGATCAATGCAAAACCAGCAAAAATTGAAATTGTAGGGATTTACGGAAAGAAAGAGGCACAAAAAGTAATTCAACTAGCACACGAAGACTATTTGAATAAATTCGTTAGAGAGAAAACAACCATATAA
- a CDS encoding bis(5'-nucleosyl)-tetraphosphatase, producing the protein MIKTKYEYSFGIIPIKFFGTPDKSTLKACFICHTQGKHWGFPKGHSEDKEGPQEAAERELVEETGLSVVNFFPKVLVEHYSFNDNEVFVRKEVAYFLAEVQGDVHADPNEICDAQWLSFQEGMRLLSFPELKEIAVEADKFINSYLFSF; encoded by the coding sequence ATGATAAAGACAAAGTATGAATACTCTTTTGGTATTATTCCCATAAAGTTTTTTGGTACTCCTGATAAAAGTACACTAAAAGCTTGTTTTATCTGCCATACCCAAGGCAAGCATTGGGGGTTCCCTAAAGGCCATTCTGAAGATAAAGAAGGTCCTCAGGAGGCTGCAGAAAGAGAGTTAGTTGAAGAAACTGGCTTGAGTGTAGTCAACTTTTTCCCAAAAGTTCTTGTAGAACACTATTCTTTTAATGATAACGAGGTATTTGTTCGTAAAGAAGTCGCCTACTTCTTAGCAGAAGTTCAAGGGGATGTACATGCAGATCCGAACGAAATTTGTGATGCTCAATGGTTAAGCTTTCAAGAAGGTATGCGATTACTGAGCTTCCCTGAGCTTAAGGAGATTGCTGTAGAAGCAGATAAGTTTATCAACAGCTATCTCTTCTCTTTCTAA
- the fabF gene encoding beta-ketoacyl-ACP synthase II, whose product MSKKRVVVTGLGVVSCLGNEIDTFYDNLLAGVSGVHTITSFPCEDYATRFAGWIPEFNPEPYLDKKQARRVDLFITYAVVAAKKAIAMSRWDKDNLPADPLRCGVIIGSGMGGLQTLDDGMERLILGNKKLSPFFIPYIITNMAPALIAMDFGLMGPNYSISTACATSNYCIDAAYQHLVAGRADMIVCGGTEAAVNRVGLAGFIANRALSERNDAPQEASRPWDRDRDGFVIGEGAGILVLETLENALKRGAPIYAEILGSYTTCDAFHITAPRDDGEGITSCVLGALESSGIPKERVNYINAHGTSTPLGDISEVLALKKAFGSHVKKLRMNSTKSLIGHCLGAAGGVEAVATIQAIQTGKLHPTINLENPIAEIDDFDVVANKAQDWDIDVAMSNSFGFGGHNSTILFSRYIP is encoded by the coding sequence ATGAGTAAAAAACGTGTAGTAGTCACGGGATTGGGCGTTGTTTCTTGTTTAGGGAACGAAATAGACACCTTTTATGATAATTTGCTTGCTGGTGTTAGTGGTGTTCATACAATCACTTCTTTTCCATGCGAAGATTATGCTACGCGTTTTGCCGGTTGGATCCCTGAATTTAATCCCGAACCCTATTTAGATAAAAAGCAAGCACGAAGAGTTGATCTTTTTATTACTTACGCAGTAGTTGCAGCTAAGAAAGCGATTGCGATGTCTAGATGGGATAAAGATAATCTTCCAGCTGATCCTCTCCGTTGCGGTGTTATCATTGGTTCTGGTATGGGAGGATTACAGACACTGGACGATGGTATGGAACGTCTTATTCTTGGTAATAAAAAACTCTCTCCGTTTTTCATACCTTACATTATTACTAATATGGCTCCTGCCCTTATTGCTATGGACTTTGGGCTGATGGGTCCCAACTATTCCATATCTACAGCTTGCGCGACTTCAAACTATTGTATAGATGCCGCCTATCAGCACCTTGTTGCTGGACGCGCGGATATGATCGTTTGTGGAGGCACCGAAGCTGCCGTGAACCGTGTTGGATTGGCAGGTTTTATTGCTAATCGCGCTTTATCAGAAAGGAATGATGCCCCTCAAGAAGCCTCTCGTCCTTGGGACAGAGATAGGGATGGTTTTGTCATTGGTGAGGGAGCCGGAATTTTAGTTTTGGAAACCTTAGAAAACGCTTTGAAGCGAGGAGCTCCTATATATGCAGAGATCCTTGGTTCATATACTACTTGCGACGCTTTTCATATTACAGCTCCTAGAGATGACGGAGAAGGGATCACCTCATGTGTTCTCGGGGCTTTAGAAAGTTCTGGTATTCCTAAAGAACGCGTAAACTATATTAACGCTCATGGTACATCAACTCCTTTAGGGGATATATCGGAAGTTTTAGCATTGAAAAAAGCTTTCGGTAGTCATGTGAAAAAGCTGCGAATGAATTCCACAAAGTCACTTATAGGGCATTGCCTGGGAGCTGCTGGGGGCGTCGAAGCTGTTGCGACAATTCAAGCAATTCAAACGGGGAAATTACATCCTACGATTAATTTAGAAAATCCGATTGCGGAAATTGATGATTTTGACGTAGTTGCGAACAAAGCCCAGGATTGGGATATAGATGTCGCTATGTCGAATTCTTTTGGTTTTGGTGGACATAATTCAACGATATTATTCTCGAGGTATATACCCTAA
- the rsfS gene encoding ribosome silencing factor — MELFCFDLLKVIAKVIDNKKGNNPVVLDVRAISQLTDYFIFAEGNVGVHVKALADTIVQELKEHNVAPLHIEGLSHGDWVVIDYGFIVIHLFISSIREQYRLEELWKDGSIITSKLLAS; from the coding sequence ATGGAATTATTTTGCTTTGATTTATTAAAAGTAATTGCCAAAGTTATTGATAACAAAAAAGGTAATAATCCTGTTGTCTTAGATGTTCGTGCCATTTCTCAGCTCACAGATTACTTTATTTTTGCTGAAGGGAATGTGGGTGTACATGTAAAAGCTTTAGCAGATACGATTGTACAAGAATTAAAAGAACATAATGTCGCTCCTCTACATATAGAGGGGTTAAGTCATGGCGACTGGGTAGTTATAGATTATGGATTTATTGTCATCCATTTGTTTATCTCATCCATTAGAGAACAGTATCGATTGGAAGAACTTTGGAAGGATGGTTCCATTATTACATCCAAGCTTCTAGCTTCTTAA
- a CDS encoding haloacid dehalogenase-like hydrolase, producing MFFLFSSFSIFFLDLPSFYSRIVSSLLSSVAFEDLSATACDFAQTLVKKDFYTPALEKFYEALEDSSGEVMIFSSSPDFIVRPIAEKLGANVCYASKYQGFSRGQTLANQCLTGDNKARILSHLKKIGRARSHTFSDHILDLPFLLLGEEKTVVRPRGRLRKMARKYYWNII from the coding sequence TTGTTTTTTCTCTTTTCTTCGTTTTCGATTTTTTTTTTAGACTTACCCTCATTTTATTCTCGGATAGTCTCTTCATTACTCTCATCGGTTGCATTTGAGGATCTTTCTGCTACAGCCTGCGATTTTGCACAGACGCTGGTAAAAAAAGATTTTTATACGCCAGCTTTAGAAAAATTTTATGAAGCTTTGGAGGATTCTTCAGGGGAAGTCATGATCTTTTCCTCCTCGCCAGATTTCATTGTCAGACCAATAGCGGAAAAGTTAGGAGCCAACGTATGTTATGCTTCAAAGTATCAAGGATTTTCTAGAGGGCAAACGCTTGCAAATCAATGCCTAACTGGAGATAATAAAGCTAGAATACTTAGCCATCTAAAAAAAATAGGACGGGCGAGAAGTCATACTTTCTCAGACCATATTCTTGATTTGCCTTTTCTTCTTCTAGGTGAGGAGAAGACAGTGGTCCGGCCTAGAGGAAGACTTAGAAAAATGGCAAGAAAGTATTATTGGAATATTATTTAA